Below is a genomic region from Microbacterium esteraromaticum.
CGCCACGTTGCCGGACCCCGACACGGCGACGCGCTTGCCCTCGAGGCTCTCGCCGTGCACCGCGAGCATCTCCTGCACGAAGAACACGGCGCCGTACCCGGTCGCCTCGGTGCGCACCTGCGCGCCGCCCCAGCCGATGCCCTTGCCGGTGAGGATCCCCGACTCGTGACGGTTCGTGATCTTGCGGTACATGCCGAACAGGTAGCCGATCTCGCGACCGCCGACACCGATGTCCCCGGCGGGGACGTCGGTGTGCTCGCCGATGTGGCGGGAGAGCTCGCTCATGAACGACTGGCAGAAGCGCATGACCTCCGCCTCGCTCCTGCCGTGCGGGTCGAAGTTCGAGCCGCCCTTGCCGCCGCCGATGCCCTGGCCGGTGAGGGCGTTCTTGAAGATCTGCTCGAAGCCGAGGAACTTGATGATCGAGATGTTCACCGAGGGGTGGAAGCGCAGACCGCCCTTGTACGGGCCGAGCGCCGAGTTGTACTGCACGCGATAGCCGCGGTTGACCTGCAGCTTTCCGGCGTCGTCGATCCACGGCACGCGGAAGATGACCTGGCGCTCCGGCTCGACGAGGCGCTCGAGCACACCCTGGTCGAGGTACTTCGGGTGGCGCTCGAGCACGGGGCCGATCGAGTGCAGCACCTCGTGCACCGCCTGGTGGAACTCCGGCTCATTCGGGTTGAGGCCGCGCACCGTGTCGAACACGGGCTGGGCGGCGGCGCTGAGCGGATGGAAGTCGGCAGTGTTCTCTGTCACGCGCGGATGCTTTCTGATGGGGGACGGGAGGGGTGCTGTCAGGTCGGTGGGGATGCTATCACCCGGTGTTCTGCAGCC
It encodes:
- the gdhA gene encoding NADP-specific glutamate dehydrogenase produces the protein MFDTVRGLNPNEPEFHQAVHEVLHSIGPVLERHPKYLDQGVLERLVEPERQVIFRVPWIDDAGKLQVNRGYRVQYNSALGPYKGGLRFHPSVNISIIKFLGFEQIFKNALTGQGIGGGKGGSNFDPHGRSEAEVMRFCQSFMSELSRHIGEHTDVPAGDIGVGGREIGYLFGMYRKITNRHESGILTGKGIGWGGAQVRTEATGYGAVFFVQEMLAVHGESLEGKRVAVSGSGNVAIYAIEKATQLGARAVTASDSSGYVVDDAGIDLGLLRQIKEVERGRIVEYANRRPGARFVEGGNVWETPVDIAVPSATQNELDEDSARMLIANGVRAVAEGANMPSTPEAVGAFQDSEVLFAPGKAANAGGVATSALEMSQNASRQRWNFANSEQKLRDIMADIHDASFRAAERYGTPGDYVAGANIAGFERVADAMLAQGVI